The proteins below are encoded in one region of Halorhodospira halochloris:
- a CDS encoding SDR family NAD(P)-dependent oxidoreductase, with protein MRKQPMPLESQQDSGESPDRSRRSEHGQAPDDPERRRFLTGATAGLVGMAAAGTAFGGWPEGMREGEGRYAGAVVLITGATSGIGEAAARAYAREGAKVFFCGRREELGESVAASIRETGGEATFMSADVRERDDMRDFVDGCLEAYGRLDIAFNNAGIEGPIGEFDAIDVSGENGYRDVMRTNVDGVYYAMRYEIPVMREQGHGVIVNTGSMLSHTGSSHAGAYAATKHAVIGLTRSTAAAEVGHGLRVVSLSPGGTRTELLRRFRGGSLEGADEAHPMGRIAEPEDIAGVLLQITAPEAIYLNGDDVKADGASAASG; from the coding sequence ATGAGAAAGCAGCCGATGCCCTTGGAATCACAGCAAGACTCCGGCGAGAGTCCGGACCGGTCACGGCGCAGTGAGCACGGCCAGGCCCCCGACGACCCCGAGCGCCGCCGCTTTTTGACCGGAGCCACCGCAGGCTTGGTCGGGATGGCTGCGGCCGGCACTGCTTTTGGTGGGTGGCCCGAGGGCATGCGAGAGGGCGAGGGCCGCTATGCCGGCGCCGTAGTGTTGATCACCGGGGCTACCTCCGGCATCGGCGAGGCAGCGGCACGCGCGTACGCACGGGAGGGGGCCAAGGTCTTCTTCTGTGGCCGGCGCGAGGAGCTTGGCGAATCTGTGGCCGCCTCCATCCGGGAGACCGGCGGCGAGGCCACCTTTATGAGCGCGGATGTGCGTGAGCGCGACGACATGCGCGACTTCGTTGATGGGTGCCTGGAGGCCTACGGTCGCCTGGATATTGCCTTCAACAACGCGGGGATCGAGGGTCCGATCGGCGAGTTCGACGCCATCGATGTCTCCGGTGAGAACGGTTATCGAGATGTCATGCGCACCAACGTCGATGGGGTCTACTACGCCATGCGCTACGAGATCCCGGTCATGCGCGAGCAGGGCCACGGGGTGATCGTCAACACAGGCTCCATGCTCTCGCACACAGGATCTTCCCACGCCGGCGCCTATGCTGCGACGAAGCACGCTGTCATCGGCCTGACCCGCTCGACCGCGGCGGCGGAGGTCGGCCATGGGCTCCGGGTGGTGAGCCTCTCTCCGGGGGGAACACGTACCGAGCTGCTTCGCCGGTTCCGCGGCGGCTCCCTGGAAGGAGCGGACGAGGCTCACCCCATGGGCCGCATCGCCGAGCCGGAGGATATCGCCGGGGTTCTGCTCCAGATCACGGCTCCTGAGGCGATCTACCTCAACGGCGATGACGTGAAGGCCGACGGCGCATCAGCCGCATCCGGCTGA
- the arsB gene encoding ACR3 family arsenite efflux transporter, with the protein MSEKQRTAADEAPSTKEGMNLFERYLTIWVALGMIAGVLLGQFLPVVPNTLAQFEYAQVSIPVAILIWAMIYPMMVQIDLTSILGVRRQPKGLIITTTVNWLIKPFTMFAIAWFFLLVLFQPFIPEDLAREYLAGAILLGAAPCTAMVFVWSYLTRGDAAYTLVQVSVNDIIMLFAFAPIVVLLLGISDIQVPWDTVALSVFLYIVIPLTAGYLTRVLLIRQKGLEWFNNIFMKRLAPVTPIGLILTLILLFAFQGEVILNNPLHILLIAIPLIVQTFLIFFIAYRWAKAWRVQHSVAAPGAMIGASNFFELAVAAAIALFGLQSGAALATVVGVLVEVPLMLALVRIANRTKHWFPEETQPGLVPKAG; encoded by the coding sequence ATGAGTGAGAAGCAGCGCACCGCTGCCGACGAAGCGCCCTCTACCAAGGAGGGCATGAACCTCTTCGAGCGCTACCTAACCATCTGGGTAGCGCTAGGGATGATCGCCGGCGTGCTTCTGGGGCAGTTTCTGCCCGTTGTGCCGAATACTCTGGCGCAGTTTGAGTATGCGCAGGTCTCCATCCCGGTGGCCATCCTCATCTGGGCCATGATCTACCCGATGATGGTGCAGATCGATTTAACTTCCATCCTGGGGGTGCGTCGGCAGCCGAAGGGGCTGATCATTACCACTACGGTGAACTGGCTAATCAAGCCTTTCACCATGTTCGCCATCGCCTGGTTCTTTCTGCTGGTGCTCTTTCAGCCATTCATCCCCGAGGATTTGGCTCGGGAGTACTTGGCCGGGGCTATCCTGCTGGGTGCAGCGCCCTGTACGGCGATGGTCTTCGTTTGGAGCTATCTCACTCGGGGGGATGCTGCCTATACCCTGGTGCAGGTATCGGTGAACGATATCATCATGCTCTTCGCTTTCGCCCCTATCGTGGTGCTACTGCTGGGTATTTCTGACATTCAGGTCCCCTGGGATACTGTGGCGCTGTCGGTGTTTCTCTATATCGTTATCCCGCTTACCGCTGGCTATTTGACCCGGGTGCTGCTTATCCGGCAAAAGGGCTTGGAGTGGTTCAATAACATCTTCATGAAGCGCCTGGCGCCGGTGACCCCGATTGGGTTGATTCTCACCCTGATCTTACTGTTTGCCTTCCAGGGCGAAGTTATCCTGAATAACCCGTTACACATCCTGCTGATCGCCATCCCGCTTATCGTTCAGACTTTTCTGATCTTTTTCATCGCCTACCGCTGGGCGAAGGCGTGGCGGGTGCAGCACTCGGTGGCAGCCCCTGGTGCGATGATCGGCGCGAGCAACTTCTTCGAGCTTGCCGTAGCGGCTGCTATTGCACTGTTCGGTTTGCAGTCGGGAGCGGCCCTCGCCACAGTGGTGGGTGTGCTGGTTGAGGTACCATTGATGCTCGCATTGGTGCGCATCGCCAACCGAACGAAGCATTGGTTCCCAGAGGAGACCCAACCGGGGCTTGTGCCGAAAGCGGGATGA